GATCAGTCTTTCTTCTTCGAGCGTCGGGCGAGATGTTTTGCCTGACTTGGCGTTGGCGTCTTGAAGATGAGAACGAGGTCGTTTTCGTCGATACGCCACGTCCAACCTGTTGCCTCGGAAACCTTGTCCAAGGCCAAGCGGAGTTGACGGCGGAAGTCGAACAATGCTCCGTTCTCGCTCCCCGAGAGCTGATGCAGGGTCTTGACCTTGAGCGGGAAGGGCTGGGCGTGGGTTGAGTAGAAGCCGTGGAGCCACTGAGCCAGCGGCTGCCGCTTGAGCTGCTGACGTTGCTGCCAGTCGATCTGACTCCAGCCATCCGGGCCGTAGAGCGCCACGATGGCTGGGTTCATTTCGATGCAGTATTCCCCGGTCTCGTCATCGCGTCCGCCGTGCTGGATCATGGGACCGAAGTAGGCGAACTTGCCGTGCTTGGCTTCGATGACCGCAGAGGCTAGACGGCTGAAGGCGCTCTTGAGCCATTCGACGTCCTTTCCTCCCGTCGAGCGATGGATGTTTTTGAGAAAGCTGTGTGCGGTGAAATGGATACGACAGCCGACACCGCCCTGACGTGCAAGGTGCAGGCATTGTTCCCAGACATCCAGGTCGGCTTGATCGAGCCGGGGGCCGGTGTAGCGCACCTCGTAGCCGTCCAGGCTCGTGACGAGTTCGCGATCCATGTAGCGCCTTGGGCCACGCTTGATCGCTCCGAACAATGCTGAACGCAGCGCCACATTCGGCACACCCCGAACCTGATCCGGCCAGATCGGTAGCGGCAACTGGAGGATCTTGGCCGTCTCTTCCAATTGGCGCTTCTTGGCGCGCTCGGCGCTGAGGGCTTCGAGTCGCGCAAGCGTGCCCAGCATCGACTCTTTCGCGCGTCCTGTCGGCTTGCTCGGCGCCGTCGACGGGTCATGGGCCGGCGACT
This DNA window, taken from Allochromatium tepidum, encodes the following:
- the trfA gene encoding plasmid replication initiator TrfA, which translates into the protein MARRPQTLPESPSGPNTAPEQSPAHDPSTAPSKPTGRAKESMLGTLARLEALSAERAKKRQLEETAKILQLPLPIWPDQVRGVPNVALRSALFGAIKRGPRRYMDRELVTSLDGYEVRYTGPRLDQADLDVWEQCLHLARQGGVGCRIHFTAHSFLKNIHRSTGGKDVEWLKSAFSRLASAVIEAKHGKFAYFGPMIQHGGRDDETGEYCIEMNPAIVALYGPDGWSQIDWQQRQQLKRQPLAQWLHGFYSTHAQPFPLKVKTLHQLSGSENGALFDFRRQLRLALDKVSEATGWTWRIDENDLVLIFKTPTPSQAKHLARRSKKKD